A single genomic interval of Camelus bactrianus isolate YW-2024 breed Bactrian camel chromosome 15, ASM4877302v1, whole genome shotgun sequence harbors:
- the GDF7 gene encoding growth/differentiation factor 7, whose protein sequence is MDLSAAAALCLWLLSACRPRDGLEAAVVLRAAGAGPAESPGGGGGGGRTLAAAAGASTAPAAVAPGPRAARRAAGSGFRNGSVVPHQFMMSLYRSLAGRAPAGAVAASTSGSGRHGHADTITGFADQATQDESANETGQSFLFDVSSLPDTDEVVGAELRVLRRESPEPGPGSWTSPLLLLSTCPGAARAPRLLHSRAAEPLDSARWEVFDVVDAVRRHRREPRATLAFCLLLRGVAGPTRGPLALRLLGFGSRGGGGAVAEERALLVVSSRTHRKESLFREIRAQARALGSALAAEPPPDPGPSIRSQTAVISGRRRRRTALAGARATQGSGGGAGRGHGRRGRSRCSRKPLHVDFKELGWDDWIIAPLDYEAYHCEGVCDFPLRSHLEPTNHAIIQTLLNSMAPDAAPASCCVPARLSPISILYIDAANNVVYKQYEDMVVEACGCR, encoded by the exons ATGGACCTGAGCGCGGCCGCCGCGCTGTGCCTCTGGCTGCTGAGCGCCTGCCGCCCCCGCGACGGGCTCGAAGCTGCAGTGGTGCTGCGAGCGGCGGGGGCAGGGCCGGCCGAGAGTCCGgggggcggtggcggcggcgggaggACCCTCGCTGCGGCCGCGGGCGCCTCCACTGCCCCGGCCGCCGTGGCTCCCGGGCCCCGCGCCGCGCGCCGCGCCGCGGGCTCTGGCTTCAGGAACGGTTCGGTGGTGCCGCACCAGTTCATGATGTCGCTCTACCGGAGCCTGGCCGGGAGGGCTCCGGCCGGGGCAGTCGCTGCCTCCACCTCGGGTTCTGGCCGCCACGGCCACGCGGACACAATCACCGGCTTCGCAGACCAGGCGACCCAAG ATGAATCGGCAAACGAGACCGGCCAGAGCTTCCTGTTCGACGTGTCCAGCCTCCCCGACACCGACGAGGTGGTTGGCGCAGAGCTGCGCGTGCTGCGCCGCGAATCTCCGGAGCCGGGGCCTGGCAGCTGGACTTCCCCGCTACTGCTACTGTCCACGTGCCCCGGCGCCGCCCGCGCTCCGCGCCTGCTGCACTCCCGAGCCGCCGAGCCCCTGGACAGCGCGCGCTGGGAGGTGTTCGACGTGGTGGACGCCGTGCGGCGCCACCGCCGGGAGCCTCGCGCCACCCTCGCGTTCTGCCTCTTGCTGCGCGGAGTGGCGGGTCCGACGCGGGGCCCGCTCGCGCTGAGGCTGCTGGGCTTCGGCTCACGGGGCGGAGGTGGGGCGGTGGCGGAAGAGCGAGCACTGCTGGTCGTCTCCTCCCGAACGCACAGGAAGGAGAGCCTGTTCCGGGAGATCCGAGCCCAGGCCCGCGCGCTCGGGTCTGCTCTGGCAGCCGAGCCGCCGCCGGATCCGGGACCCAGCATCAGGTCGCAGACGGCAGTAATCAGCGGCCGCAGGCGGCGGCGGACAGCGTTGGCCGGGGCGCGGGCGACGCAGGGCAGCGGCGGGGGCGCGGGCCGGGGCCACGGGCGCCGGGGCCGCAGCCGCTGTAGCCGCAAGCCGCTGCACGTGGACTTCAAGGAACTGGGCTGGGACGACTGGATCATCGCGCCGCTGGACTACGAGGCGTACCACTGCGAGGGCGTCTGCGACTTCCCGCTGCGCTCGCACCTTGAGCCCACCAACCACGCCATAATTCAGACGCTGCTCAACTCCATGGCGCCGGATGCGGCGCCGGCCTCCTGCTGCGTGCCCGCTCGCCTCAGCCCCATCAGCATCCTCTACATCGACGCCGCCAACAACGTGGTCTACAAGCAATACGAGGACATGGTGGTGGAGGCGTGCGGCTGCAGGTAG